The proteins below are encoded in one region of Chelmon rostratus isolate fCheRos1 chromosome 21, fCheRos1.pri, whole genome shotgun sequence:
- the tbata gene encoding protein TBATA, translated as MSTSQTPASWETTGERYRSPANQVPFTAEFKKMQATCSPRFGALSHHSFFSRHNPHPHRVRHIQGLNGRPVCMVRDDWYVTSSLFPHPLLKSHILRKAADPSFAFPPAQNRFGVRSDNSKSALFSEAWRDELKELAARVSLSSQAQKDKAQEQPEEEFVRRKTQYSAETGRIIPPSTKSYQRRSHSQRLVYPQPFHDQELMVLELLCQILQTDSLSTVQQWLLLAGQREKDLVMGMIRKALDGVDPSGHQQQLQALHPGACPPVCGPSFNQPWRKPQRMRSG; from the exons ATGTCGACCTCACAGACTCCAGCCTCCTGGGAGACGACAGGAGAGAGGTACCGAAGTCCAGCCAATCAGGTGCCGTTCACTGCTGAATTTAAAAAGATGCAGGCGACGTGTAGTCCACGCTTCGGTGCTTTGAGTCATCACTCCTTCTTCTCCAGACACAACCCGCATCCACATAGGGTGAGACATATCCAAG GACTCAATGGGAGGCCCGTTTGCATGGTTAGAGATGATTGGTACGTCACGTCGTCATTATTTCCTCATCCGCTTCTGAAGAGCCACATCCTCAGGAAAGCAGCCGATCCATCGTTTGCTTTTCCGCCTGCTCAGAATCGTTTCGGAGTCAGAAGCGACAACAGCAAATCAG CGCTATTTTCTGAAGCCTGGAGGGATGAACTTAAAGAACTCGCTGCAAGAGTCAGTTTGTCTTCTCAAGCACAAAAGGACAAAGCGCAG gaGCAACCAGAGGAAGAATTTGTCCGCCGAAAGACTCAGTATTCAGCTGAAACTGGGAGAatcatccctccatccaccaAGTCCTACCAACGCAGATCCCATTCCCAGCGCCTGGTCTATCCTCAGCCCTTCCATGATCAAGAGCTCATG GTGTTGGAGCTGCTGTGCCAGATCCTGCAGACAGATTCCCTGTCCACAGTCCAGCAGTGGCTTCTGCTTGCAGGCCAAAGAG AGAAAGACCTGGTGATGGGGATGATCAGAAAAGCTCTGGATGGTGTCGACCCCTCGggacatcagcagcagctccaggctcTTCATCCTGGTGCATGTCCACCAGTCTGTGGCCCATCGTTCAACCAGCCGTGGAGAAAACCGCAGAGAATGAGGTCTGGATGA
- the star2 gene encoding steroidogenic acute regulatory protein, mitochondrial: MLPAVVKLCCGISYPHLRSMAGLQRTAVAVIGQEITHLQRYGQIQHHMRACAGLKYNEPKPEDIKPAPSKEDQLFYVQQGQEAMRKALSMLEDKEGWKLEIAESNGDVIYSKVMPGARKVFRLEAVLEGSVDELYDLLFVRVEEMHQWNPTIQHIKVLKHVGPATIVTHEVSAETAGNLIGQRDFLSVRHSCKQKSSAYLGGAAIQLESFPPQAGFVRAEDGPTCIIIQALDEDMRKSHITWLLNMDVKGWLPKSIVNQALPRAQLEYTRHLRGRLAAGAALG; this comes from the exons ATGCTGCCTGCTGTTGTCAAGCTCTGCTGTGGAATCTCCTACCCACATCTGAGGAGTATGGCAG GACTTCAACGCACAGCTGTGGCAGTGATAGGCCAGGAgatcacacacctgcagagatACGGACAGATCCAACATCACATGAGAGCATGTGCTGGATTAAAGTacaatg AGCCCAAGCCTGAAGATATAAAGCCTGCACCATCAAAAGAAGACCAGCTGTTCTATGTGCAACAAGGCCAGGAAGCAATGAGGAAGGCTCTCAGCATGTTGGAGGACAAGGAAGGATGGAAGCTTGAAATTGCAGAG AGCAACGGGGATGTGATTTATAGCAAAGTGATGCCGGGAGCGAGGAAGGTCTTCAGGCTGGAGGCGGTCCTGGAGGGCAGCGTGGACGAACTCTACGACCTTCTGTTTGTCAGAGTGGAGGAGATGCACCAGTGGAACCCGACCATACAGCATATCAAA GTTCTGAAGCATGTCGGACCTGCAACGATTGTCACTCATGAGGTTTCAGCCGAGACAGCAggaaatctgattggccaaaGGGATTTCCTGAGTGTCAGACACAGTTGCAAACAAAAGTCCAGCGCATATCTTGGAGGAGCAGCGATTCAGCTAGAGTCCTTCCCACCTCAGGCAGGCTTTGTGCG AGCCGAGGACGGACCGACCTGCATCATCATTCAGGCTCTGGATGAAGATATGAGAAAAAGTCACATCACGTGGCTTCTTAACATGGACGTGAAG GGCTGGCTACCAAAGTCCATTGTCAATCAAGCTTTGCCCCGAGCACAACTGGAGTACACCAGACACCTCCGTGGACGCCTTGCAGCGGGCGCCGCCCTGGGCTAA